Proteins encoded in a region of the Methanofollis tationis genome:
- a CDS encoding DUF3368 domain-containing protein, translating into MKPDILLLDETEARRIAGLYNLPVTGIIGILLQAKAEGRVASMREEMDGEGGGFWIQDALYRRILTVTGEA; encoded by the coding sequence ATGAAACCCGATATTCTCCTTCTCGACGAGACCGAAGCCCGCCGTATCGCCGGACTCTACAATCTTCCGGTCACCGGTATTATCGGCATTTTGTTGCAGGCGAAGGCTGAAGGCCGGGTTGCCTCGATGCGCGAGGAGATGGACGGGGAGGGGGGCGGGTTCTGGATTCAGGATGCGCTGTACAGGCGCATTCTCACCGTGACAGGGGAAGCGTGA